A single Crateriforma conspicua DNA region contains:
- a CDS encoding proton-conducting transporter transmembrane domain-containing protein has translation MQELHLPWMELSIVIPILGAIIVSRLRDSAIARIACLITCSLTLACATGEWIDFVRLGTFEAHDHWDLIETIFHQDVFVIDELNAPLLPLAALLCLLTALSTLRTKANRFSFNAMLASEAILMATLSCRNALGIVGLLIAAVVPVWLELRQRGRCTRVFTIHMSLFAALLLCGQWMVAAGAVFIGGALLTVAALLRTGIVPLHCWMTDLFEKATLGTALLFVTPMTGAYAVMRLVLPIAPDWALQSIAVVSLITAVYAGCMALVQHEARRFFCYLLLSQSSLVLVGLEIATPIGLTGALCVWISVGLSLGGFGLTLRSVEARVGRISLDEFHGLYEHMPTLAALFLLTGLASIGFPGTIGFIGIELLVESAVEVYPWIGMTVVLAAALNGIAILQAYFRIFTGHRHMATFSLRARRSEKIAVFVLSFLIIFGGLYPQWSVASRYHAAIELIRQRTAALGSGSDQPGHADHQTNTKSAIPNQTTDATKAPITNIAAATAQESSKTENER, from the coding sequence ATGCAAGAATTACATTTGCCATGGATGGAACTATCGATTGTGATCCCAATCCTGGGCGCGATCATCGTTTCTCGTCTGCGAGACTCCGCGATCGCTCGGATCGCCTGCTTGATCACATGCAGCCTGACGTTGGCTTGTGCCACGGGCGAATGGATCGACTTCGTTCGCCTGGGAACCTTCGAAGCCCACGATCACTGGGATTTGATCGAGACGATCTTTCATCAAGACGTCTTTGTCATCGATGAATTGAACGCACCGCTTTTGCCACTGGCCGCGCTGCTGTGTTTATTGACGGCGTTGTCGACGCTGCGTACCAAAGCCAATCGGTTTTCCTTCAACGCAATGTTGGCGTCAGAAGCCATCTTGATGGCGACCCTTAGTTGCCGAAACGCGTTGGGCATCGTTGGACTGTTGATCGCGGCAGTCGTCCCCGTCTGGTTGGAGTTGCGTCAGCGAGGTCGATGCACGCGAGTCTTCACCATTCACATGTCGCTGTTCGCGGCACTGTTGCTGTGCGGGCAGTGGATGGTTGCCGCCGGCGCGGTGTTTATCGGTGGGGCACTACTGACCGTCGCCGCACTGCTACGAACCGGAATCGTTCCCCTGCACTGCTGGATGACGGACCTGTTCGAAAAGGCCACCTTGGGCACCGCGTTGCTGTTCGTCACGCCCATGACCGGTGCGTATGCGGTGATGCGACTGGTGCTTCCCATCGCACCGGACTGGGCGTTGCAAAGCATTGCGGTTGTTTCGCTGATCACGGCCGTCTATGCGGGTTGCATGGCGTTGGTCCAGCATGAAGCCCGTCGCTTCTTCTGCTACTTGCTGCTCAGCCAATCCTCGTTGGTTTTGGTCGGCCTGGAAATCGCCACACCGATCGGTTTGACCGGCGCGTTGTGTGTTTGGATATCCGTTGGATTGTCGCTGGGCGGTTTCGGATTGACGTTGCGAAGCGTCGAAGCCCGAGTGGGACGCATCTCTCTGGACGAATTTCACGGGCTGTACGAACACATGCCCACCCTTGCCGCCCTGTTTCTTCTGACCGGTCTGGCATCGATCGGATTCCCCGGAACCATCGGGTTCATCGGCATTGAACTGTTGGTCGAAAGCGCGGTCGAAGTCTATCCATGGATCGGAATGACTGTGGTGCTGGCAGCCGCCCTCAATGGCATCGCGATACTGCAAGCCTACTTTCGAATTTTCACCGGCCATCGGCACATGGCAACGTTTTCCTTGCGTGCACGCCGATCCGAAAAGATTGCCGTTTTCGTACTGTCCTTTTTGATCATCTTCGGCGGCCTGTATCCCCAATGGAGCGTAGCGTCACGCTACCACGCCGCCATCGAACTGATTCGACAACGCACCGCCGCTCTTGGAAGTGGTTCCGATCAGCCCGGACACGCCGACCACCAAACGAACACCAAATCTGCGATTCCAAACCAAACCACAGACGCCACCAAAGCTCCCATCACCAACATCGCCGCGGCCACGGCCCAAGAATCTTCGAAGACCGAAAATGAGCGATAA
- a CDS encoding SulP family inorganic anion transporter yields MSDNNTPAESPESHAIPRGDASGFVKYFKHDFLSGLLVFLIALPLCLGISLACGYPPIAGIFTAIIGSILTTFISNSELTIKGPAAGLIVIAIGCIEDFGGDGMTGGWTDADITAYQAALAVGVAAAVIQILFGLFRGGILGEFFPISAVHGMLAAIGVIIIIKQFPVALGVSAGGEPLEMLREIPHYVAEANPAIAAIGMTSILIMFLWPLAGQRVGLLKKIPSPMIVLLVTVPMGLMFDLLHEHSYTLQGHQYQLGEQYLVKMPERIFGMFDDITAPDFNALTQGKAWKWVMMFFIIGSLESLLSAKAIDLLDPWKRKTNMNRDLVAVGIGNLGASMVGGLPMISEIVRSKANIDNGARTRFADMWHGIFLLACVALIPTVLHEIPLAALAGMLVYTGYRLAHPAEFVHVWRIGKEQLAIFVTTLIVVLATDLLIGVAAGILLKLIIHVANGVPLKSLFKPFIEVQEFDDNTSLIVAKESAVFSNWIPFRRQIEQIGLVQKRNLIIDVSDTKLVDHSVMEKLEEMERDFQQEGLQFHIRGLSQMKPLAASPQSARKGGLSTMRRVTVVADHDLESRLVDRFVELGATGFTSTPCSGAGRHRLRCGDGPSESQVRIEVVVTPETGDDVLRFLRTDVFPSHSVAVWCEDVDVVRRDHFDSSVAAAVSATPV; encoded by the coding sequence ATGAGCGATAACAACACTCCTGCCGAATCGCCCGAATCCCATGCGATACCACGCGGCGACGCGTCGGGCTTTGTGAAGTATTTCAAGCACGACTTTTTGTCCGGCTTGCTGGTCTTTCTGATCGCATTGCCGCTGTGCTTGGGCATCTCACTGGCTTGTGGCTATCCGCCCATCGCCGGGATCTTCACTGCCATCATCGGTTCGATCTTAACCACGTTCATCAGCAACAGCGAACTGACGATCAAAGGTCCCGCGGCTGGTCTGATTGTGATCGCGATCGGATGCATCGAAGACTTTGGCGGCGACGGAATGACCGGCGGATGGACGGACGCTGATATCACGGCCTATCAAGCAGCCCTTGCCGTTGGCGTCGCCGCCGCGGTGATCCAGATTCTCTTTGGGCTGTTTCGCGGAGGCATCTTGGGTGAATTTTTCCCGATCTCCGCGGTACACGGAATGCTTGCCGCCATCGGCGTGATCATCATCATCAAACAGTTCCCCGTGGCATTGGGTGTCTCCGCCGGCGGCGAACCTTTGGAAATGCTCAGGGAAATTCCCCACTACGTTGCCGAAGCCAACCCGGCGATCGCGGCCATCGGGATGACCAGCATTCTGATCATGTTTTTATGGCCACTGGCCGGACAACGTGTCGGTCTTTTGAAGAAGATCCCGTCGCCGATGATTGTCCTGCTGGTCACGGTTCCGATGGGCTTGATGTTCGACCTATTGCACGAACATTCCTACACGCTTCAAGGGCATCAGTACCAGCTCGGCGAACAGTATTTGGTCAAGATGCCCGAACGAATTTTCGGGATGTTCGATGACATCACCGCGCCTGACTTCAACGCCCTGACGCAGGGCAAGGCTTGGAAATGGGTGATGATGTTTTTCATCATCGGAAGCCTGGAATCCTTGCTTAGTGCCAAGGCGATCGACTTGTTGGATCCTTGGAAACGAAAGACCAACATGAACCGTGACTTGGTCGCCGTTGGGATCGGAAACTTGGGTGCGTCCATGGTCGGCGGACTTCCGATGATCTCCGAAATCGTGCGTTCCAAAGCGAACATCGATAACGGTGCACGCACGCGATTTGCCGATATGTGGCATGGGATCTTTCTGCTCGCATGCGTGGCACTGATTCCAACGGTGTTGCATGAAATCCCACTCGCCGCCCTGGCTGGGATGCTGGTTTACACCGGATACCGACTGGCACACCCGGCCGAATTTGTGCACGTCTGGCGAATCGGAAAAGAACAGCTCGCGATCTTTGTCACCACGCTAATTGTCGTCTTGGCGACCGATTTGCTGATCGGCGTCGCTGCTGGAATCCTGTTGAAGCTGATCATTCACGTTGCCAATGGCGTTCCTTTGAAAAGCCTGTTCAAGCCTTTCATCGAAGTCCAAGAATTCGACGACAACACCAGCCTGATCGTTGCCAAAGAATCGGCCGTCTTTAGCAACTGGATCCCGTTTCGTCGCCAAATCGAACAGATCGGATTGGTCCAGAAACGCAACCTGATCATCGACGTGTCCGACACAAAACTGGTCGATCACAGCGTGATGGAAAAGCTGGAAGAGATGGAACGGGATTTCCAGCAGGAAGGCCTGCAATTCCATATTCGGGGTTTGTCGCAGATGAAGCCGCTGGCGGCCAGCCCGCAGTCGGCACGCAAAGGCGGTCTTTCCACAATGCGAAGGGTGACCGTGGTCGCTGATCATGATCTGGAATCACGACTGGTCGATCGCTTCGTCGAACTGGGCGCCACCGGTTTCACGTCAACACCTTGCAGCGGAGCCGGACGCCATCGGCTGCGCTGTGGGGACGGGCCGTCCGAATCACAGGTCCGCATCGAAGTGGTGGTGACGCCGGAAACCGGTGATGACGTCCTGCGGTTCCTGCGCACCGATGTGTTCCCCAGCCACAGCGTTGCGGTTTGGTGCGAAGACGTCGATGTGGTTCGTCGCGACCATTTCGATTCCTCCGTCGCCGCTGCTGTATCCGCCACGCCTGTCTAG
- a CDS encoding leucine-rich repeat domain-containing protein, whose product MNPLRLICFSSLVTAAMAWFPKIPADDTIGRPKNLPSVSQQLIDLGAGNVRQINGELSYVHLKGSRFTDDAAGLLAGQRSLVFLSLAQTPITDATLRIVCDLDQLKWLFLDHTKITDQAAAGLAKLSNLRTLSLARCGVTDKTFTHVSWPRLHTLDLSQSRISDTTVGRLSGHQAIQHLNLSRTAVTDRCMNDLVTMPKITRLNLAGTKITDSGFAKLQTLGNLREVDVTGTQVTASAILGFSAQHPECLVHGPELAIDSLAHH is encoded by the coding sequence ATGAACCCCTTGCGTCTGATTTGCTTTTCATCCCTGGTGACAGCGGCGATGGCTTGGTTTCCCAAGATTCCCGCGGATGACACCATCGGTCGGCCCAAGAATCTGCCGTCGGTCAGCCAGCAGTTGATTGACCTGGGAGCCGGGAACGTACGCCAGATCAATGGCGAACTTTCCTACGTGCACTTGAAGGGTTCGCGGTTCACCGATGATGCCGCCGGATTGCTGGCCGGCCAACGTTCCCTGGTTTTCCTTTCTCTGGCACAGACGCCGATCACCGACGCAACCCTACGCATTGTCTGTGACCTTGACCAACTGAAATGGCTGTTTCTGGACCACACGAAAATCACCGACCAAGCGGCGGCGGGGCTGGCGAAACTTTCGAATCTCCGCACGCTGTCACTGGCGAGATGTGGCGTGACGGACAAAACGTTTACCCACGTCTCTTGGCCTCGCCTGCACACGCTGGATCTGTCGCAATCCCGCATCAGCGACACGACCGTCGGACGCCTTTCTGGACACCAAGCGATTCAGCATTTGAATCTAAGCCGCACCGCGGTAACGGATCGTTGCATGAACGACCTAGTCACCATGCCGAAAATCACCCGCTTGAACCTGGCCGGGACCAAGATCACCGACTCTGGATTCGCCAAGCTACAGACGCTCGGCAACCTTCGTGAAGTGGACGTGACGGGGACACAAGTGACCGCGTCGGCAATCCTGGGTTTCAGTGCCCAGCATCCCGAATGCCTGGTCCATGGACCGGAACTGGCAATCGATAGCCTTGCGCACCATTAG